The Acidiferrobacteraceae bacterium genomic interval TCTAGTGGCGTCAGGATCCAGCCGACAAAGCGATTCCAGTTCCAGTCCCCGTAGACGCGGGCCAACAGGCCCTTGAGTTCGGTGTCGTGTACCTGGGCTCGGCAATAGGCGGTCGCCACCTGTTCAATGTGACGGTTGTTGTGCTTCTGCCCGAGAAACACGGCCAGGCACAGCAAACACACGACCAGCGTCGTCCATGGAAAGTGATTTGAGCGCAGCTCGGCACGATAGGGAAAGAAGAACATGGCCCGCCTGGTGAAAGAGGTTCTCTCACAGTATAGGCGAAGCGTCGGGGACCGCTTCCCCGGCGTGGTTTTCCTTCGTCAGGAGGCCGGGTTGGGCGAACCCGATTTGCCTTTGTGCCCGCTCGTGCGCGGGTGGACGATGACCTGCACGAAGGTGCGCGGCTGCATCGCCTCGGCCACGGCCTGGCGCAGGTCTTCCTTCTTGTAGGGAGGAATGTTCTTCGGCTTGAGGATGATGGCCGCGGCCGGCAACTCGGAATAGTCGTAGTCCTTCAACAGGTCCAGCCAGCGGCCGACATCATCCGCGCTGTGTTCCAGCCTCAATCTCGCCGCCCGCTTGGCCGTGCTCAGCTCCGACGGCCTCGGTCCTTCTTGCGCAAAATCCTGGAAGGTCTTGCGCATGATGCGCGCCACGTCCTGCGCGTACTCTGGGCGGGTGACGGCGAAGGCATAGATCTGCGACAGGCCGGGGAAGGCATAGTTGTCCTGCAGGCCCACGCTGGCGGAATACACATAGCCCTTCTTCACCCGCAGCACCCCGTTCAGGCGCTGGTCGAGGATGCGCGCCGCCCGCGCCAGCGCGCGCGTCTTCACATAGTCCGTGGGATCCGGCGCCTGCCAGCCGACGTACACCGCGGCCCGGTCGCTGTTCGAGTCCACGGCCAGGTCCTTGAACACGGGGCCGTGCATTGGAGGCAGCTCGCGCAGCTTCGCAAAGGCACCGGCCACCGGCCCGCGCCGATGCAGCGACCCGAGATAACGCTGCGCCAGGCGGATGGTGCGGTCCACATCCAGGTCGCCGGTGATGGCGAGCTCCAGCGGCGCGGTGCGCACGAGGTGGTCCATCCAGCGCTGGATCTTCTTGTGGGAATAGCGCGCGACCTCGGCCCGGGTCGGGTACTCCATGCGCGGGTCGTCCGAGGAACGCGCGCGCAGCACCGCCAGGCGCAAACGCATGCCGACATTGGCGTCGAGATCCTGCTCGCGGTTACCGAGGAAATCCAGGAAATTCCGGCGCGTGCT includes:
- a CDS encoding insulinase family protein; translated protein: FNTTIIVRTQGQAPTAKDVRAVIAHAHGQALPQYAFRPRIHSYLDSLPKPGTVVSRTVDQRLGVTHVTFANGVRLHIKPLPKRKGTVYLSGLLAGGTVEETAKNRGITELAAAALSEPETPTRRGVDLARLLNHDRIAVDFGQHRGAVAVALATDSDHLERGLRYLHLVLSHPELSESTRRNFLDFLGNREQDLDANVGMRLRLAVLRARSSDDPRMEYPTRAEVARYSHKKIQRWMDHLVRTAPLELAITGDLDVDRTIRLAQRYLGSLHRRGPVAGAFAKLRELPPMHGPVFKDLAVDSNSDRAAVYVGWQAPDPTDYVKTRALARAARILDQRLNGVLRVKKGYVYSASVGLQDNYAFPGLSQIYAFAVTRPEYAQDVARIMRKTFQDFAQEGPRPSELSTAKRAARLRLEHSADDVGRWLDLLKDYDYSELPAAAIILKPKNIPPYKKEDLRQAVAEAMQPRTFVQVIVHPRTSGHKGKSGSPNPAS